The proteins below come from a single Thermodesulfovibrionales bacterium genomic window:
- a CDS encoding glutaredoxin family protein — MKRVTLFTLSTCAVCKKVKKFLDDNSIPYTQIEVDTLESGEQWLMTKELKKHNPQATYPTVVVEEVIQGYDKDALESKLLGGEQGKSSG, encoded by the coding sequence ATGAAGCGGGTAACCCTCTTCACACTAAGCACCTGCGCTGTCTGCAAGAAAGTGAAGAAGTTCCTCGATGACAACAGCATACCCTACACTCAGATCGAGGTTGATACTCTCGAGAGCGGAGAGCAGTGGCTTATGACAAAGGAACTTAAGAAACATAACCCTCAGGCCACCTATCCAACGGTCGTCGTGGAAGAGGTTATTCAGGGTTACGACAAGGATGCCCTGGAGTCAAAGCTCCTCGGGGGCGAACAGGGAAAGTCCTCCGGGTGA